From the genome of Natronococcus sp. CG52:
GTTTGTGAGACTGTGAAGACGTGTCGATCACGGGGTGTTGATCAACTTCCAGCCGAATACAGTTCGACTCGCTTGGACACTACCGTTTACAAGTCGTACAAATTGTTTTCGTCTGTCCCTGAAATAAGCTGCCAGTTGACCGAGCGAAACGGCGTTCAACTGCTACGGTTTCACGAGTTACCAGTAGTAGAAGGAGCACGTGACCAATGGGAAAACATCGTCGCGTTTCTCATCGATCGATTGCAAGATATCGAGACGAGACGCGAACAGGCCGCCAATTTGACTGTGGGTGTCGAGCCGTCTGTCCGGGAGTCGCTCGCTGTCAACCAGTTTGAACAACTTGAGGAGGGCGTTATCGAGCCGACATACTTCGCGTACACGCTCCCGGATCCAGACGTTCTCGGTGAAGAACAGATGAATGCATTCGTCGGCGATTCGACGGGGCTTCGGAAAGAACGGGCGCAGTTGAACCGGTGGTCGAAGACGAAAGGGCCGGACTCTCGTCGGTTCACCGAACTTACGGACGAGTTGGTGAGCAAGGGCCTACACGAAGAACTGGATGAACGCATCCTGCGAATTATGACGCCGTACGACGACGACACGTTTTCGGAGTACGCATCACAGTTTCGCCAACTCCTGAGCGAGGGATACGAGATTCGGTTGCTCACACGCCATACACGGAAAAAGTGGCAGTGGGAACGATTGCGAGACAATCTGATCGGTGAACTCGATACGAATCGTGAGAACGTAACAATCCGAACCTACTCTCGCTACAAGGAGTTTGAGCGCATCACATCCGAAACAGATGCGAGAGAACTCGCCGAATTCGGAATCCATGCAAAACTACAGGCGATCGGCCACGCCGAGGAGGGGGCGACGCTTATTGGGTCAGCAAACTTCATGGAAAACAGCTACGACTGGAATCCCGAGTGTGGTATCTACACGGAAGCGACCAACTTTGGGGCCGCCGCTCGAGAGTTCTTCGACTTCGTCTGGCAACTGTCCCAAGCAGATGAAGTGGATCTCGATCGTCTTCAAAAAATCCCGAAACAGGACTTCTACCCCACATATTACTATAAATAATATATTATATATGCCTAAATGAATGGAGGGGGTAGTCGCATATATGAACATAGGTGAAGTGGGGAGATTCATATAGAAGAACGCGCAAACCTTGAGACGGTGAACACTATCTGTGAGGTTCTACGTTCCTGAATGGGATGACAACGTCGATGCTTACTATGACTTCGAGCACGACGAGCACTCGGAGCTCGGGACCGAGGAGCGCGAGCAACACTATATCTGGGATATTTTCGACTACGAAACAACCCCAATAGACGGCGTGCTCATTTCACGCGAACAGGTCGAAGAGAGCGCCACGAAATTCGATCAACTCACATCCTATGGAGTCTACGACGAACGATCAGATCTCAATATCCCTGACTGGCTCCCGACGATCAGTGACTGCGGCGCCTGGGGCTACAAATCGCTCCCGTTCCCTCCCTACGACAACGACGAGATGCTGGCGTTCTACGAAGACCTCGGCGTCACAGTTGGCGTGACGATCGACCACCTAGTGCTCGGGTCTGGACACGAGACCCGTCTCTATCTCGACAAACGCGCGTTCGCTGACTCCCCTCTCACGCCGAGTGACCTCCCCGAAGCGTTGACTGACGAAGTCGACGTCATGGTCGACGACTGGCCCACAGAGTGGCCGGACTACGTCGATGACTACGACCCGACGATATACGATGTATCCACCGTCGAGCCGTTCGAACAGGAAGATTTCGAGGGCGATCCGGCAGCAGTGCTCGAGCGCCTTGACGACGACCCCCGGGCCGTCTACCGAGACGACGACACGGAGTTCCGATACCAACTGACGCTCAACAACGCCGCGGAGATGAAGGAGTTGTACGACGCTAACAACTACTCCTTCCGGCTGATGGTCGCGATTCAGGGCTGGGATCCGACGTCGTACACGCGAGCAGCGGATCAGGTACTCGACCTGGGCTATCAGTACGTCGGTATCGGCGGCGTCGCCGGGAGCAACGCTGGCAGAATTCGGGATATCGTTACCGGCGTCGGGAACGCGGTCAAAGAACACGAACGAGCCCGGAAGACGCGAGTCGATACACACGTGTTCGGGTTCGCGAAAACCGATGCGTTCGATGCGATCGGTCAAACCGGGATGACGAGTTTCGACAGCGCGAGTATGCTCCGGTCGGCTTGGACCGGCGGTGACAACTACCACCTCGATAGCGAACGCCGCTACGACGCGCTTCGCGTCCGATTCGGCTCGAACAGGGATCCACTCGAGGAACAGATCGAAACCGCCCTCCGTGGACAGGAGTTGCTCCATTCGCTGCGAGCATTCGACGAGGATGAATCGATGTCCCAAGCGATCAGAGAGTGGGCCGCTGAGGCGGAAGACGCCCTCGACGAGTTGGCGTCCTACCTGAGAACCATCGCCACGACGACGAGTACGACCAGCGTCTACTTCGGGATGTTGAGGACCACTTCCGTGACCACTACGATCACGGTCGCGAACTGCGGGCGAGTTTCAGTCGCTCACTCCGAAAGCAGGTAATCAAACTTCTTCGAGAGGACGACCCCGAATCCCCTGTCGAGTTCGAACAGTATCAAACGTTGATCGGGACTGCTCGAGAGAAATTTGAGGAGTTCCCTAGGATGGCAGAGACAATCGAACAAGACGAAGAGGAGATAGATGATGTTGCTACGTTCAACCAGATCAAAGAACTCGTTGAGGATTATGCGGACTGGATCGGCGATGAGCGGTTGCTCAAGGAATACGAGAAACTCCTCAAAGAAGAGCCATGGACGGAATGCGACTGTGAAATCTGTCGAGAATACGGCATCGAAGTCGCTATCTTCCGAGGGAACAATCGCAACCGTCGTCGAGGATTTCACAATACGAAACGGTTCTACGATCAGTTCCAGGAAGATCTCCCGAAAACACTTGTCGTCACACCAGCTACTGATGCGATCGCAAAAAAGAGCTCGATAGAGGGATATTTCCTTACCGAACACACAGACTTCTGGTCGAGCGTCCATGACCTACCGGTTGCCGAGGTTGGCGTGATAAGCGAAACGGGCGTTCACGAGTGGTGGGCGGACGCACCAGCGTCAGTTTCGCTCGATTCGGATGCCATGGCAGTATCCGTCGGCGAGTTCTGTGCACGATACCAGAATGTCTTCCTATACGATCCCGAGGAGACGATTCATCGTGATGTCGTCCAGAACATCGAACAACACGGCTGTGCCGTCGAGTCATACGAGCGATCACAGGACCTTCGGGCGGCCGTTCTCGATCGACTGGGATATGACAGCGAGTTCGTGCCGGAATTTATGGTTCAAAAGGGGCTGATGGAGTTCTAATCATGGACATACTCATCATCGATCAGTGTTCGAACAAGAAATCGTACCCAGACGAGAGCGCCGTCTTCGACGCGGCAGACATCGACAAGGCGGGTCTCGATACCCTTCGCGATCGTGAGGAGGCTGTCAGTCTGCCGGCACGAAAGCTCTATGGGGGGCGCCAGCAGCGGTACATTAGTGAAGCAACAGACTCCCTCCGCGCCGATCGGCATACCGTCGACCGCTATTTCATCAGTGCCGGATTCGGACTCGTCGAAGAGCGCGAGGAACTTCCGCCGTACGACGTGACCTTCGCAAAGATGACTGATAGCGAAATCGAATCCCGTTCTGCGTCACTACAGATTTCGGAGCGCACGCAGGAAGTGATCTCCGCCACCTCTTACGACGTTGTCTTTCTGGCACTTGGGAGGGATTACTATCAGGCCCTGGATGTGCCCGAGATCTTGGCTGCATTGCCCGAGACCTCGATCGGCGTGACCTTCAACCAGGAGGAGGTCGCAGATCGATACGAGAACGTTGTTTCGGTTCCCGCTCGGACCGACCAAGCGAAGGAACAGGGCACGATCGTCGTTGCGCTGAAGGGGACCTACCTGAAAAACTTTGCAACCCGTCTCGACCCTGGTGGTGAACTCGAAACACCTGACGAAGTGGAATCAGCCTGTCTCTCTAAGCCGACCTCACAGCAGGATCTGTCTGATTTCTAGATCCTAACTCAGGTACTTTGTCCGTTCTCTCTATCTGTTCTAGATTAGATTTAAATATTGTAGTCTTAATATGCAAATTACTTTATTTCGGCCAACTGAGCTAAAACCCGATGCTGTATCGACAGCAAGTGCTCGATCTTCCACATGGAGAACTGCATACCCCAGTTCTCTTTCCCGTCCGAAACCTTGGGAAGCGGTCGAGTGACAACACACCAGCATACGTAGACATGATCCCGGATCTCCCAACGGCGATGATCAACGCCCGTGCGATCAGAAACCGGGATCCAATGTGGGAGCGGTTGACTGATGGGGTGACGCTCAGAGAGGAGATGGGTGTTCCGGAGAACACGATCGTCTATGCCGATAGTGGTGGGTACGATTTCAGTCAGACAGCACCAGATACAACACCTCGAGAAACTCTCGAGACCCAACGGTTGTTCGATGCCGATATTTTTGGCACAGTAGACATTCCACTATCCAGAGAGAATCGGGCGGCAAAGAATCAACGTCGAATCGATCGAAGTGTTGAACTTGCGTTAGAAGCGAGCGATCGTCATAATGGGGATGAACTTCTGCTCGCAAGTGTTCACGGGTATGATCCGGAGACGATTCAAAACAGTATTCGATATCTAGAAATCCGAGGTGATTTCGATGGATATGCGCTAGGGAGTCTCGTCCCAATACGAACAGATTACAAAAAAGTCACAAAACTCGTTTTGGCAGCCCGAACTGCGACGGAGAAACACCTCCACGTCTATGGGCTTGGCGGACTGGTCTATCAGCCCCTTTTGCTCTATCTTGGAGTGGATAGTTTCGATTCGTCTGCCTTCATTCGAAGCGCAGGCAATCGAAACTACTTGCTCCCCGGATTCGGCGGTGAAGAGCTGTGGAATATCGATGAGCTTGAATACCTCCCTTGTCCCTGTCCCGTCTGTGGGTCCCGAACACTCAACGATATCCGAGAGGATCGTGATGCGCTGGTTAAGCACAACCTTTGGGCACTGGCCGCGGAATTACGCCGATTTCGGTACGTCTCGGCTGCTGGCAAGGATATCGAGGACTATCTTGATCTCCGGTTCCAGGGCAACGAAGTAACACAACGAGCATACAGAACGGCCAAGCAGCAAGTTCGGAGGTTATCATGACCACCGAACGCGCAACGGTTCGCCCCGTGACTCTTGGCCGACTCACGGAACTTACTCACCTCTGTGAGACGATCGGGAACACGACGGCCGAGATCGAAGACGCACTGGATATCACGAATCGACGCGCCCGAGAGACGGTTCTCGAAGCCACACGGATCGGACTACTCGAAGAACACAACGCGGAAGACAGCGAGGAGGAAGCAGTCTACCGGACGACCCCTGTTGGAGAGCGGTTTCTGGACGCAATCCGTGACGAAGATTGGTCGACAGCGGATGATATTCTGACTGTTCGAAGCCCGCATTACAGTGCCTTCTCTGAGGCACTGTCCGAAATCGGGCCAATCGGCCCCGATAAACTGCTCAAACACCTCGAGGACGCACACGAATTCTCGTCCTATTCGTTCAACCAGACCGGGATCGAGGTCATTGGAAGTTGGGGTGAACGACTCGGCGGAATCCAACG
Proteins encoded in this window:
- a CDS encoding phospholipase D-like domain-containing protein translates to MTERLQSSASELRIRDPEHVWGVSLESVYLAAAAIAADESMARGLNSGYRASILATNTKRDRTVHTTVHEVLLSKLGLRTRGGRLTNTGVILVTSDDPLPLLQQLVVTELPRVRALLRRLPDDVQGFSRREFESFLQDEYDETVTAPLLASFGFGDLGTYGYEPCTEEVADEILYDRPDQPLPSYAWTTEVVRAMTGVRDEMLLSQIVATLEDEDQRVNVPHTNHDVLLAEPNREPCLDPESITAAISVAVDRLNREQTVIQQLLVTNEDHLRENGSVITIEDVVETTELSRTAAQFVCETVKTCRSRGVDQLPAEYSSTRLDTTVYKSYKLFSSVPEISCQLTERNGVQLLRFHELPVVEGARDQWENIVAFLIDRLQDIETRREQAANLTVGVEPSVRESLAVNQFEQLEEGVIEPTYFAYTLPDPDVLGEEQMNAFVGDSTGLRKERAQLNRWSKTKGPDSRRFTELTDELVSKGLHEELDERILRIMTPYDDDTFSEYASQFRQLLSEGYEIRLLTRHTRKKWQWERLRDNLIGELDTNRENVTIRTYSRYKEFERITSETDARELAEFGIHAKLQAIGHAEEGATLIGSANFMENSYDWNPECGIYTEATNFGAAAREFFDFVWQLSQADEVDLDRLQKIPKQDFYPTYYYK
- a CDS encoding DUF6884 domain-containing protein, encoding MDILIIDQCSNKKSYPDESAVFDAADIDKAGLDTLRDREEAVSLPARKLYGGRQQRYISEATDSLRADRHTVDRYFISAGFGLVEEREELPPYDVTFAKMTDSEIESRSASLQISERTQEVISATSYDVVFLALGRDYYQALDVPEILAALPETSIGVTFNQEEVADRYENVVSVPARTDQAKEQGTIVVALKGTYLKNFATRLDPGGELETPDEVESACLSKPTSQQDLSDF
- a CDS encoding tRNA-guanine transglycosylase, whose amino-acid sequence is MLYRQQVLDLPHGELHTPVLFPVRNLGKRSSDNTPAYVDMIPDLPTAMINARAIRNRDPMWERLTDGVTLREEMGVPENTIVYADSGGYDFSQTAPDTTPRETLETQRLFDADIFGTVDIPLSRENRAAKNQRRIDRSVELALEASDRHNGDELLLASVHGYDPETIQNSIRYLEIRGDFDGYALGSLVPIRTDYKKVTKLVLAARTATEKHLHVYGLGGLVYQPLLLYLGVDSFDSSAFIRSAGNRNYLLPGFGGEELWNIDELEYLPCPCPVCGSRTLNDIREDRDALVKHNLWALAAELRRFRYVSAAGKDIEDYLDLRFQGNEVTQRAYRTAKQQVRRLS